GAAACATTCAAGACACCAATGAAACGCTCTTTTATAGCCTGCTGCGCAGTAACATTAAAGAAATGATGCCCATCATTTATACCCCAACAGTGGGGCTAGCGTGTGAGCGTTTTTCGAAAAACTACCGTCGTAATCGTGGCTTATTTATTTCATATCCTAACAAAGACCGCATTGACGATATTTTAAATAACTCTACTCGCCATAAAGTAAAAGTGATTGTGGTCACTGATGGCGAACGCATTCTTGGTCTTGGCGATCAAGGTATTGGCGGCATGGGGATCCCAATTGGTAAATTGTCTTTATACACTAGCTGTGGTGGTATAAGCCCTGCGTATTGTTTATCTGTGACTTTAGATGTTGGCACAGATAACCCGCAGCTATTAGAAGACCCAATGTATATGGGTTGGCGCCACCAGCGAGTTGGCGGTGAAGAATATAAAGACTTTGTTGAAGCCTTTATGCAAGCGGTAAGTCGACGCTGGCCTGATGCACTGATCCAGTTTGAAGATTTTGCACAAAAAAATGCCATGCCTTTATTAGAGCGCTACAAAGATCAATACTGCTGCTTTAACGATGATATTCAAGGCACCGCCGCGGTAACAGTTGGGTCATTGCTTGCTGCGTGTAAAGCGGCTAAAACAGAGCTTAACAAACAGCGAGTAGTATTCTTAGGTGCGGGAAGTGCTGGCTGCGGTATCGCCGAAGCCATTATTGCGCAAATGGTGTCGGAAGGTATCAGCGATGAGCAAGCTCGATCGCAAGTATTTATGGTCGATCGCTGGGGCTTGTTAATGGACAACATGCCAAATTTATTGGCGTTCCAAACCAAACTCGCTCAACCGGTATCCACCATTGAAA
This Shewanella aestuarii DNA region includes the following protein-coding sequences:
- a CDS encoding NAD-dependent malic enzyme, coding for MDDNKRPLYLPFAGPAILESPLLNKGTAFTEDERISFNLEGLLPWVIETIDEQVSRAYEQFASFNNDLDKHIYLRNIQDTNETLFYSLLRSNIKEMMPIIYTPTVGLACERFSKNYRRNRGLFISYPNKDRIDDILNNSTRHKVKVIVVTDGERILGLGDQGIGGMGIPIGKLSLYTSCGGISPAYCLSVTLDVGTDNPQLLEDPMYMGWRHQRVGGEEYKDFVEAFMQAVSRRWPDALIQFEDFAQKNAMPLLERYKDQYCCFNDDIQGTAAVTVGSLLAACKAAKTELNKQRVVFLGAGSAGCGIAEAIIAQMVSEGISDEQARSQVFMVDRWGLLMDNMPNLLAFQTKLAQPVSTIEKWDNYSENVSLLNVVNNAKPTVLIGVSGAPGLFTEEVIKAMHSHCPRPIIFPLSNPTSRVEATPKDILHWTAGQALVATGSPFEDVVINEQTFEIAQCNNSFIFPGIGLGVLSCGAKRVSDEMLMASSRALSECSPLGNTGEGALLPNLDDIQKVSKHIAFAVAKVAIEQGLALPCTDELLKQAIEDNFWEPEYRRYRRTAF